One stretch of Chryseobacterium indologenes DNA includes these proteins:
- a CDS encoding metallophosphoesterase family protein, with translation MTKILLLSDSHSYIDERILEYASQADEIWHCGDFGSMDVIEQLEKIKPLKGVYGNIDNAKIQSEFPEVNRFFCEKLEVLMIHIGGYPGKYTPLTKKEIAEKAPKLFISGHSHILKAMYDPKNNLLHLNPGACGKQGWHKVRTMMRFVVDGEEIKDLEVIELGSRV, from the coding sequence ATGACAAAAATCCTTCTTCTCTCCGACTCTCATTCTTATATTGATGAAAGGATTCTGGAATATGCATCTCAGGCCGATGAAATCTGGCATTGCGGAGATTTTGGAAGTATGGATGTTATTGAACAGCTTGAAAAAATAAAACCTTTAAAAGGGGTCTACGGAAATATAGATAACGCTAAAATACAATCCGAATTTCCGGAAGTCAACCGTTTTTTCTGTGAAAAACTGGAAGTTTTAATGATTCACATTGGTGGATACCCTGGTAAATATACTCCATTAACTAAAAAGGAAATTGCAGAAAAGGCACCTAAATTATTTATCTCAGGACATTCTCACATTTTAAAAGCAATGTATGACCCAAAGAACAATCTTTTACACCTGAATCCGGGAGCCTGCGGAAAACAAGGTTGGCACAAAGTGAGAACGATGATGCGTTTTGTGGTGGATGGCGAAGAGATAAAAGATCTTGAAGTGATTGAGCTTGGCTCAAGAGTGTAA
- a CDS encoding Smr/MutS family protein, with translation MKIGDTVSVVDEDLSGVVTSVKGNIVVFKDKYGFTHQYPKEKLVPKNADLYENIRVVKKAEPKKVISKKHQKNHLVLDLHFHNLVKNPNDYDSFERLFIQKEKLIEVIEFCRKNNLKRLEIVHGIGDGTLQRMVRDVLESQVNIDFYNKEILHHQSGAVMVEFH, from the coding sequence ATGAAAATTGGAGATACAGTTTCTGTAGTGGATGAGGATTTAAGCGGAGTAGTTACTTCCGTGAAAGGGAATATTGTGGTTTTCAAGGACAAATATGGATTTACTCATCAATATCCTAAAGAAAAATTGGTTCCGAAGAATGCTGATCTTTATGAAAATATACGGGTAGTAAAAAAAGCAGAGCCTAAGAAGGTCATTTCTAAAAAACATCAGAAAAATCATTTGGTTTTAGACCTGCATTTTCATAATTTGGTAAAGAATCCTAATGACTATGATAGTTTTGAAAGGCTGTTTATCCAAAAGGAAAAACTGATTGAAGTGATTGAATTTTGCAGAAAGAACAATTTAAAGAGATTGGAAATCGTACACGGAATTGGTGATGGAACGTTGCAGCGAATGGTTAGGGATGTTTTGGAAAGCCAGGTTAATATTGATTTTTATAATAAGGAAATACTTCATCATCAATCGGGTGCGGTAATGGTAGAATTTCACTAA
- a CDS encoding DUF3822 family protein: MNVLNLLFTKDGLIYQIVKNKSILEEKSYFVTEETPANLIEEKLDEVLLKQRFDEIQVISALNHFTLMPEGFSDHDAGFDLISFNAPADRDTEELMLSINKKYNIQFYYTFPKNYYKKIKELAIPVHFNFSGEKFLSSIHNKNNKEIHINLYHNQCEFFAIDNKKIILYNNLDVNSEVDFLYFIMFTLSKIGFGINETSFYAYGETTENETFISELQKFVKNLKIVFDNIPNKNFILN; this comes from the coding sequence ATGAACGTACTTAATTTACTTTTTACCAAAGACGGATTAATCTACCAGATTGTGAAAAACAAAAGCATTCTGGAAGAAAAGTCTTATTTTGTTACTGAAGAAACTCCCGCTAACCTGATAGAGGAAAAGCTGGACGAAGTTCTTCTTAAACAGCGTTTTGATGAAATCCAGGTGATTTCTGCATTGAATCATTTTACATTGATGCCGGAAGGTTTTTCTGATCATGATGCAGGATTTGATCTGATCTCATTCAATGCACCTGCTGATAGAGATACAGAAGAACTGATGCTTTCTATCAACAAGAAATACAATATTCAGTTTTATTATACTTTCCCAAAGAATTACTACAAGAAAATAAAAGAACTGGCTATACCGGTACATTTTAATTTTTCCGGGGAAAAGTTTTTAAGCTCTATCCACAATAAAAATAATAAGGAGATCCATATCAATCTTTACCACAATCAGTGTGAATTTTTTGCTATTGATAATAAGAAGATCATTCTTTACAACAATCTGGATGTAAATTCTGAGGTTGATTTCTTGTATTTCATCATGTTTACATTAAGTAAAATAGGTTTTGGAATCAATGAAACCAGTTTTTATGCTTATGGTGAAACTACAGAGAATGAAACATTTATTTCCGAGCTTCAGAAGTTTGTAAAAAACCTGAAAATCGTTTTTGACAATATTCCTAATAAGAATTTTATACTCAATTAG
- a CDS encoding lysine N(6)-hydroxylase/L-ornithine N(5)-oxygenase family protein, with the protein MKYDIIGIGIGPFNLSLAALLEEHDLKTIFFDKAPRFEWHSGLMIDRTTLQVPFLADLVTIVNPTSPFTYINYLREKGKIFRFCFKESFYVTRMEYNLYCKWVASQIESLNFSHTVTEIDYNEIHECYEVSVIDLINCEKKVYLTDKIVLGVGSIPNVPKITERFSKEHIFHSSEYLHRKQYLKKGSTITVLGSGQSGGEVFFDLLTSRPDLDLKLNWVTAADRFFPMENSKFTYEFTSMDYIAYFNRLPLAKRREVINKQDILYKGINDELISTIYDELYHQQMKEEQPLPVKILTNSLLVDMEYDENYTLKMRHLEEEKTFSVDTDYLILATGYRYEVPHFLQPIEGRLNKSENDGTLLSSENYTVDVNDNEIFMQNGCVDSQGIITSDLGMGPYRNATIINKILGHEYYPLEKNIAFQHFGALETV; encoded by the coding sequence ATGAAATATGATATCATTGGTATAGGAATAGGGCCCTTCAATCTAAGTCTTGCTGCTTTGCTTGAAGAACATGACTTGAAAACCATATTTTTTGACAAGGCACCCAGATTTGAATGGCACAGTGGTTTGATGATAGACAGGACAACCCTGCAGGTTCCTTTTCTGGCGGATCTGGTAACGATTGTAAATCCGACGAGCCCTTTTACCTATATCAATTATTTAAGAGAGAAAGGTAAAATTTTCCGTTTCTGTTTTAAGGAAAGTTTTTATGTAACCAGAATGGAATATAACCTTTACTGTAAGTGGGTAGCCTCACAAATTGAAAGCCTTAATTTCAGTCACACCGTTACAGAAATAGATTATAATGAAATTCATGAATGTTATGAAGTTTCAGTGATTGATCTTATCAATTGTGAAAAGAAAGTGTATCTCACGGATAAAATTGTCTTAGGAGTTGGTTCAATTCCTAATGTTCCGAAAATAACGGAACGTTTCTCAAAAGAACATATTTTTCACTCATCAGAATATTTACACAGAAAACAATATTTAAAGAAAGGCAGTACCATTACGGTATTAGGTTCCGGACAAAGTGGAGGAGAAGTATTTTTTGATCTTCTTACATCAAGACCGGATTTGGATTTAAAACTGAACTGGGTAACAGCCGCAGACCGATTCTTCCCAATGGAAAATTCAAAATTCACTTATGAATTTACTTCCATGGATTATATTGCCTACTTCAACAGACTTCCCTTAGCAAAAAGAAGAGAAGTCATCAATAAACAGGATATTCTGTATAAAGGAATCAATGATGAATTGATCAGCACAATTTATGATGAACTGTATCATCAGCAGATGAAAGAAGAGCAGCCACTTCCTGTAAAAATATTAACCAATAGCTTGCTGGTAGATATGGAGTATGATGAAAATTATACCCTGAAGATGAGGCATCTTGAAGAAGAAAAAACGTTTTCAGTAGATACAGATTATCTTATTTTGGCAACAGGCTACAGATATGAAGTTCCTCATTTTTTACAACCTATTGAAGGCCGTCTGAACAAAAGTGAAAATGATGGCACCTTATTATCCTCAGAAAACTACACCGTTGATGTTAATGATAATGAAATATTCATGCAGAACGGCTGTGTAGACTCACAGGGAATCATTACTTCAGATTTAGGAATGGGACCTTATAGAAACGCTACCATTATCAACAAAATATTAGGCCACGAGTATTATCCATTGGAAAAAAATATTGCTTTCCAGCATTTCGGAGCATTAGAAACTGTATAA
- a CDS encoding winged helix-turn-helix transcriptional regulator has translation MYTIDNKPYPCCTSVTMRFIGGKWKAVILHHLINGAKRYNELRKDIPTITERTLSLQLKQLEEDNIIDRKVYTEKPPLMVEYTLTDFGKTLLPVLEAITQWGIEAPVNSKKIIKN, from the coding sequence ATGTATACAATAGATAACAAACCTTACCCTTGCTGCACCAGTGTAACCATGAGATTTATAGGGGGAAAATGGAAAGCTGTAATTTTACATCATCTTATTAATGGAGCAAAAAGATATAACGAACTGAGAAAAGATATTCCCACCATTACAGAAAGAACACTGAGTCTCCAACTTAAACAGCTGGAAGAAGATAATATTATTGACAGAAAAGTATATACGGAAAAACCACCTTTGATGGTAGAATATACGTTAACAGATTTTGGAAAGACATTGCTGCCTGTTCTGGAAGCTATTACTCAATGGGGAATAGAGGCTCCGGTTAATTCAAAAAAAATAATCAAGAACTAA
- a CDS encoding RsmD family RNA methyltransferase gives MFRIISGKWKAKKIAAPKNFEVRPTTDFAKEALFSILENKYDMQSISVLDLFAGIGSISLEFASRGCQDITSVEMNPKHTAFINSTASELDMALQINVQRGDVFDWLKKFRNKKSFEIVFSDAPFEMEEKKYYELISLVLNNKFLKENGVLIVEHQSRMKLEHPNLTDTRKYGNVSFSFFDPNKEDNQEL, from the coding sequence ATGTTCAGAATAATATCAGGCAAATGGAAAGCCAAAAAAATTGCCGCTCCCAAGAACTTTGAAGTAAGACCAACCACGGATTTTGCAAAAGAAGCCTTATTCAGTATTTTGGAAAACAAATACGATATGCAGTCCATTTCCGTATTGGATCTTTTCGCAGGAATTGGTTCTATTTCTTTGGAGTTTGCTTCCAGAGGATGCCAGGATATAACTTCTGTGGAGATGAACCCAAAACACACTGCATTCATCAATTCTACAGCCTCTGAACTTGATATGGCTCTTCAGATCAACGTACAGAGAGGTGATGTATTTGACTGGCTTAAGAAATTCAGAAATAAAAAATCATTCGAAATTGTTTTTTCTGATGCTCCTTTTGAAATGGAAGAAAAAAAATATTACGAATTAATTTCATTAGTTTTGAATAACAAATTCCTAAAAGAAAACGGAGTTCTTATCGTAGAACATCAAAGCCGTATGAAACTGGAACATCCTAATCTGACAGATACCAGAAAATACGGAAACGTGAGTTTCAGTTTTTTTGATCCGAATAAAGAAGATAATCAGGAACTTTAG
- a CDS encoding GNAT family N-acetyltransferase, whose product MSVGLYLLENKNWYYFDLIPKFDEELSTFMNSCSESKFIRINITGKESYLIVPVVYFSTTGVHYLGKDVGYREKKMGELVKIGTEEAYRLITSLVYGGNTTVENPEEAYVAYFSEEFDEYFDKGNKMAERIDSFIDSVKAGAIFNFFGYENENLLDFISKNVALESNYDKKAAIIQWFSEYTHSLLKTAVGKYVEEGIIYNSNIEHTFISQSTDKVHVSFDEYITEGSAIRTEKAENFIRTHVVYYNLYPVLRHLAYLGAIEEEVLYQIVDTEIDSLREVYGDAMNFIYETIEARLFLKQAHSVNEDVWKEYIRQHNFLINPKHYSKKLIKPDYGEILHKRYFNNGTLEITLRAFNPETDMEFLHEWSNMEYAKKYWEMDVDQQEFEEAYIKHMGVDYSHPYIGLLNGNPIFTLELYWAVKDEVGKYYRFNPGDYGFHMLIAPAKEKIPNFSMNALAMCMEYFFSFPQLTRMIGEASASHKGTHNLITKVGCEFNRSLALPYKTSNLTFLDREKFYETTEDIFKNSVLKINITT is encoded by the coding sequence ATGAGTGTCGGTTTATACTTATTGGAAAACAAAAACTGGTATTATTTTGACCTTATACCAAAGTTTGATGAAGAGTTGTCAACGTTCATGAACAGTTGTTCTGAAAGTAAATTCATCCGAATTAATATTACAGGTAAAGAATCTTATTTAATTGTTCCTGTAGTGTATTTTTCTACTACCGGAGTTCATTACCTAGGAAAAGATGTAGGATACAGGGAAAAGAAAATGGGTGAATTGGTTAAGATTGGTACAGAAGAAGCATATCGACTTATTACATCTCTTGTCTATGGTGGAAATACCACTGTAGAAAATCCTGAAGAGGCGTATGTTGCCTATTTTTCTGAAGAATTTGATGAGTATTTTGACAAAGGGAATAAGATGGCAGAAAGAATTGACTCTTTCATAGATTCTGTTAAGGCAGGAGCCATTTTTAATTTTTTTGGATACGAAAATGAAAATTTATTGGACTTTATTTCGAAGAATGTAGCCTTAGAATCCAATTACGATAAAAAGGCAGCTATTATCCAATGGTTTTCAGAATATACTCATTCATTGCTAAAAACAGCGGTAGGGAAGTATGTTGAAGAAGGGATCATTTATAACAGCAATATTGAGCATACATTTATCAGCCAAAGTACAGATAAGGTACATGTTAGTTTTGATGAATACATTACAGAGGGATCTGCTATCAGAACTGAAAAGGCTGAAAATTTTATAAGAACTCATGTCGTTTATTATAATCTTTACCCTGTTTTAAGACATTTGGCTTATCTGGGGGCGATTGAAGAGGAAGTTCTTTATCAGATTGTAGATACTGAAATTGATTCTTTGAGAGAGGTTTATGGCGATGCGATGAATTTTATTTACGAAACCATAGAGGCAAGGCTTTTCCTGAAACAGGCTCACAGTGTCAATGAAGATGTTTGGAAAGAATATATCAGACAGCATAACTTCCTGATTAATCCTAAACATTATTCCAAAAAACTGATCAAACCTGATTATGGAGAAATCCTGCATAAAAGATATTTCAATAACGGAACTTTAGAAATAACTCTCAGAGCTTTTAATCCGGAAACGGATATGGAATTCCTGCATGAATGGTCTAATATGGAGTATGCTAAAAAATATTGGGAAATGGATGTGGATCAGCAGGAATTTGAAGAAGCTTACATTAAACACATGGGAGTCGATTATTCTCATCCTTATATTGGACTTCTGAATGGTAATCCTATTTTTACTTTAGAACTGTATTGGGCAGTAAAAGATGAGGTTGGAAAATATTACCGTTTCAATCCTGGAGATTACGGCTTTCACATGCTCATTGCTCCGGCAAAAGAAAAAATTCCAAACTTTTCAATGAACGCGCTGGCAATGTGTATGGAATATTTTTTCTCTTTCCCACAACTGACAAGGATGATAGGAGAGGCTTCTGCATCTCATAAAGGGACCCATAACCTGATTACCAAGGTAGGATGTGAATTCAACAGATCGTTGGCTCTGCCTTATAAAACATCCAACCTGACTTTCCTTGACCGCGAGAAGTTTTATGAAACAACGGAAGACATCTTTAAAAACTCGGTCCTGAAAATAAACATTACAACATAA